A stretch of Bombina bombina isolate aBomBom1 chromosome 2, aBomBom1.pri, whole genome shotgun sequence DNA encodes these proteins:
- the LOC128646899 gene encoding beta-1,3-galactosyl-O-glycosyl-glycoprotein beta-1,6-N-acetylglucosaminyltransferase 4-like: MKRYMHFPKSILRQIFWLLVFTGPLICILKCIKIEKIFSRTKSYFMEPYIISIFMKNEELISVDTSNDINCSSIFEMDPSEIRRSLEIQKMHIVDLEDENITAMTCDCNAYKNLRQYHMKPLSFEEKNFPIAYSIVVHKDAINVERLLCTIYNPWNVYCIHYDKKSSTIFKMAMINLAKCFSNVFIASKIERVIYTHISRLRADLNCLSDLLNFSVQWNYVINLCGQDMPLMSNYKLVTELKKLNGRNMLETSRPNDKKKQRFRYHYEVRKKQDSDCTEMLVRTFFIKDPPPSNIEIFVGSSYFVLSRLFIDYIFHCPLVSDFLFWSKDTFSPDEHFWATLARFPGIPGEIKNTDYDVTDLQSRTRLVKWRMHNTYPNCTGIYVRSVCIYGAAELRWLVTSGYWFGNKVDPKVDPILVKCLIENIEEQQRQNVQLSLS, from the coding sequence ATGAAGAGGTATATGCATTTCCCTAAATCTATTTTGAGGCAAATATTTTGGCTGCTTGTGTTTACGGGGCCTTTGATTTGTATTTTGAAATGTATAAAAATTGAGAAAATATTCTCAAGAACAAAAAGTTACTTTATGGAGCCGTACATCATCTCAATATTCATGAAAAATGAGGAACTCATCTCAGTTGATACAAGCAATGATATTAACTGCTCATCAATTTTCGAAATGGATCCAAGTGAAATTAGGAGAAGTTTAGAAATTCAAAAGATGCATATAGTTGATTTAGAAGATGAAAATATTACAGCAATGACATGTGACTGTAATGCTTATAAAAATTTACGACAATACCACATGAAACCTTTATCATTCGAAGAGAAAAACTTCCCAATAGCATATTCTATAGTTGTCCATAAAGATGCAATTAATGTTGAAAGACTTCTCTGTACAATTTATAATCCATGGAATGTTTACTGTATTCATTACGACAAGAAATCATCTACAATCTTCAAAATGGCCATGATAAACCTAGCcaaatgtttttcaaatgtttttattgCATCCAAAATTGAAAGAGTCATTTACACTCACATTTCGAGGCTTCGGGCAGATCTAAATTGCTTGTCTGATTTGTTAAATTTCTCTGTTCAGTGGAATTATGTTATAAATTTGTGTGGACAAGATATGCCACTTATGTCAAATTACAAACTTGTAACTGAGCTGAAGAAGTTGAATGGGAGAAATATGCTAGAGACCTCGAGACCAAATGATAAAAAGAAACAACGTTTTAGATATCATTACGAAGTTAGAAAAAAGCAAGACAGTGATTGCACTGAGATGCTGGTCAGAACATTTTTTATCAAAGATCCTCCACCTTCCAACATTGAGATATTTGTTGGAAGTTCATACTTTGTTCTAAGTCGGTTATTCATTGACTATATTTTTCACTGTCCATTGGtttcagattttttattttggtctAAAGATACTTTTTCTCCTGATGAACATTTCTGGGCAACCCTTGCACGTTTTCCCGGCATACCAGGGGAAATTAAAAACACAGATTATGATGTTACAGACCTGCAAAGCAGAACTCGTCTGGTGAAATGGAGAATGCACAACACTTATCCCAATTGCACTGGAATTTATGTCcgcagtgtgtgtatttatggagCGGCTGAACTAAGATGGCTTGTTACATCAGGGTACTGGTTTGGCAATAAGGTTGACCCAAAAGTAGATCCTATTTTAGTAAAATGCCTGATTGAAAATATTGAAGAACAGCAAAGGCAAAATGTGCAATTATCCTTAAGTTAA